DNA from Rhipicephalus microplus isolate Deutch F79 chromosome 5, USDA_Rmic, whole genome shotgun sequence:
TGGCCCAAGCGCCCGAGCGAAGTGGTCGTCCACGGTGAGTGCCGAACTGGCAGGTTCGGTTGGTCCAGCAAACAGAGCCGCGTACTGAGGCCCAAGTGACCTTCTGAAGTGCGCCTCCACCGCGGGGTCCGGTTGATCGAAAGGTCCGCGCATGCCCGTCATGCCGGACACTGTGGTTGTTGAGCTCCTCAGCAACCTCGACGGCTCCCGCTCTTCATGCGAGGGCCGCACTGCTGCTGAGCAGCGCCGAATCACCGAAGGCCGCGAGCGTCGCATGTCGAGTGGCTGCAATGGCTCGACATCAACGGAACCATTGTCATACAACCGGGGCTGCT
Protein-coding regions in this window:
- the LOC119173650 gene encoding transcription cofactor vestigial-like protein 4, with amino-acid sequence MPVPKMCGPTAAEKRKLPLPLTTSSSSAPPSEKQPRLYDNGSVDVEPLQPLDMRRSRPSVIRRCSAAVRPSHEEREPSRLLRSSTTTVSGMTGMRGPFDQPDPAVEAHFRRSLGPQYAALFAGPTEPASSALTVDDHFARALGPDTWLRLQDGLTSS